One genomic window of Cheilinus undulatus linkage group 7, ASM1832078v1, whole genome shotgun sequence includes the following:
- the LOC121512016 gene encoding serine/threonine-protein kinase PAK 2, translating to MCDNGDPEDKPPAPPVRMSSTIFSTGSGKDSLSANHSSKPLPSVPEERKPRNKIISIFSGAEKGGRKKDRDKERPEISPPSDFEHTIHVGFDAVTGEFTGMPEQWARLLQTSNITKSEQKKNPQAVLDVLKFYDSTGNGRQKYLSFSSSEKDGPQSPVKKGTEPSSPNIKDIDAEDDDDEAPPPIVAPRPEHTKSVYTRSVIDPIPAPSAAVDGDVASKAADRQKKKGKMSDEEIMDKLRTIVSIGDPKKKYTRYEKIGQGASGTVFTAIDVATGQEVAIKQINLQKQPKKELIINEILVMKELKNPNIVNFLDSFLMGEELFVVMEYLAGGSLTDVVTETCMDEAQIAAVCRECLQALDFLHANQVIHRDIKSDNVLLGMDGSVKLTDFGFCAQITPEQSKRSTMVGTPYWMAPEVVTRKAYGPKVDIWSLGIMAIEMVEGEPPYLNENPLRALYLIATNGTPELQNPEKLSPVFRDFLNRCLEMDVEKRGGGKELLQHPFLKLAKPLSSLTPLILAAKEAMKGNR from the exons ATGTGTGATAACGGAGATCCCGAGGATAAACCTCCCGCCCCCCCGGTCAGGATGAGCAGCACCATCTTCAGCACTGGCTCGGGAAAAGACTCgctctcagccaatcacagctccaAACCTCTGCCGTCTGTGCCCGAGGAGAGGAAACCTCGCAACAAGATCATCTCAATCTTCTCCGGGGCAGAAAAAG GTGGTAGGAAGAAAGATCGAGACAAAGAACGACCAGAGATCTCGCCACCATCAGACTTTGAACACACCATACATGTTGGCTTCGATGCTGTCACAGGAGAGTTCACT ggaatgCCGGAGCAATGGGCTCGACTACTGCAGACCTCAAACATCACCAAGTCGGAGCAGAAGAAGAACCCACAGGCTGTGCTCGACGTTCTCAAGTTCTATGACTCAACGGGCAATGGCCGCCAGAAGTACCTCAGCTTCTCCTCTTCAG AAAAAGACGGGCCTCAGTCT CCGGTGAAAAAAGGAACTGAACCTTCTTCTCCAAACATCAAAGACATTGATGCTGAAGACGACGATGATGAAGCTCCGCCCCCCATAGTTGCTCCAAGACCAGAACACACAAAGAGT GTGTACACTCGCTCTGTCATCGACCCGATACCTGCACCGAGCGCTGCCGTGGACGGGGATGTCGCCTCGAaggctgcagacagacagaagaagaaGGGCAAGATGTCGGACGAGGAGATCATGGACAAACTGA GAACCATCGTCAGCATCGGAGATCCCAAGAAGAAATACACCAGATATGAAAAGATTGGCCAGGG GGCATCAGGAACAGTTTTCACAGCCATCGATGTTGCTACAGGACAAGAG GTGGCGATAAAACAGATCAACCTTCAGAAGCAACCAAAGAAGGAGCTGATCATCAACGAGATTCTGGTGATGAAGGAGCTGAAGAACCCCAACATCGTCAACTTTTTAGACAG TTTCCTGATGGGTGAGGAGCTGTTTGTGGTCATGGAGTATTTGGCTGGAGGCTCTCTGACAGACGTGGTCACAGAAACCTGTATGGATGAAGCTCAGATCGCTGCTGTCTGCAGAGAG TGTTTACAGGCACTGGACTTCCTGCATGCGAACCAGGTCATCCACAGAGACATCAAGAGTGACAACGTATTGTTAGGAATGGACGGCTCCGTCAAGCTGA CTGATTTTGGCTTCTGCGCCCAGATCACTCCAGAGCAGAGCAAACGCAGCACCATGGTGGGCACACCGTACTGGATGGCTCCTGAGGTGGTGACCAGGAAGGCGTACGGGCCCAAAGTGGACATCTGGTCTCTTGGAATCATGGCCATCGAGATGGTGGAAGGAGAGCCTCCGTACCTGAATGAGAACCCACTACGT GCATTGTACCTGATCGCCACTAACGGCACACCTGAGCTGCAGAACCCTGAGAAGCTGTCCCCGGTCTTCAGAGATTTCCTCAACCGTTGTTTGGAGATGGACGTAGAGAAAAGAGGCGGAGGAAAAGAGCTGCTGCAG catccGTTCCTGAAGCTGGCTAAGCCTCTCTCCAGCCTCACGCCGCTCATCCTGGCAGCCAAGGAGGCCATGAAGGGCAATCGTTAG